A single region of the Gilliamella apis genome encodes:
- a CDS encoding glycoside hydrolase family 172 protein yields MNIFNSVTQFNFEQTRTISPENMTGEKGKSCMKASALGPGRKGQGCISIAAGERVTIAEITGPAEIRHMWFTLTDRTHRGSFVLRDVVIRIYWDDETVPSVESPIGDFFCNGFGARCDINSMPIVVNPTGGFNSYFRMPFNKKARIEIHNEHEADLQHFFFTINYALMPKPFENPLYFHAQWRRQRVTNYAQDYVILDNVQGYGYYVGTYLALTALERYWWGEGEFKFYLDNDSEYPTQHSTGSEDYFGGAWAFHNRDSQGRPKAKCFQTMFMGYPYQTNRDATRDFFQTGDSNPVHGFGDDGLPMHGLYRWHLPDPIAFHKNIKLAFQQIGNDDIRLYERCDDIASVAYWYQSPSVNNNPVFPNKQQRTPR; encoded by the coding sequence ATGAATATATTTAATTCAGTAACACAGTTTAACTTTGAACAAACCAGAACAATTTCTCCAGAAAATATGACTGGCGAAAAAGGTAAATCGTGTATGAAAGCTAGTGCTTTAGGGCCAGGTCGAAAAGGACAAGGCTGTATTTCAATTGCAGCGGGTGAAAGAGTAACTATTGCTGAAATTACTGGTCCTGCTGAGATTCGTCATATGTGGTTTACTTTAACCGATAGAACGCATCGAGGTAGTTTTGTATTACGTGATGTGGTTATTCGTATCTATTGGGATGACGAAACAGTTCCTTCAGTAGAAAGTCCAATTGGTGACTTTTTCTGTAATGGTTTTGGTGCTAGATGTGATATAAATTCAATGCCAATCGTGGTTAATCCAACCGGTGGTTTTAATAGTTACTTTAGAATGCCATTTAATAAAAAAGCGCGAATTGAAATTCATAATGAACATGAAGCTGATTTACAGCATTTCTTCTTTACCATTAACTATGCGTTAATGCCAAAACCGTTTGAAAATCCACTTTATTTCCATGCACAATGGCGTCGTCAACGTGTAACTAATTATGCACAAGATTATGTTATATTAGATAATGTTCAAGGTTACGGTTATTATGTCGGTACCTACTTAGCACTGACAGCATTAGAGCGTTATTGGTGGGGTGAAGGTGAATTTAAATTCTATCTTGATAATGACAGTGAATATCCAACCCAACATTCAACCGGTTCAGAAGACTACTTTGGTGGTGCATGGGCATTTCATAATCGAGATAGCCAAGGACGTCCAAAAGCAAAATGTTTCCAAACGATGTTTATGGGTTACCCTTATCAAACAAACCGTGATGCGACGCGTGACTTTTTCCAAACAGGTGATTCCAATCCTGTACATGGCTTTGGTGACGATGGTTTACCAATGCATGGTTTATACCGTTGGCATCTTCCAGATCCAATTGCATTTCACAAAAATATCAAACTGGCGTTTCAACAAATAGGTAATGATGATATAAGATTGTATGAACGTTGTGATGATATCGCCAGTGTTGCTTATTGGTATCAAAGTCCATCGGTGAATAACAACCCAGTATTCCCAAATAAACAACAACGCACCCCACGTTAA
- a CDS encoding substrate-binding domain-containing protein: protein MASNKLKINDIARLAGVSATTVSHIFNKRDKKYRISPQTRQRVLSIAEKYRDQSHIHQYLVKANSTNTIGVIVPDMSNSFFSMFLHHLEDCFRQKNIQLLITCSHYNKEVELKVAQNLVERKVDAMIVVTSLDSDQFYVDINQNTPVLLFDRYLKDTTLPFITSEALQSVADLIKPYAEKLDEFYFIGCDIQLTSIQARLKGFKQGLESVGLKVDSDWLVSDDYCPNKGYQLLKSVHQKLGRVPKAIFTPSGNLLQEVLSYLVEAKIDPKQIYLCSYDYNSYLDYCYYPIDAIEQDFEKMALTCVNVIDDLLSFKELKHQAFFIQPKIIRHR, encoded by the coding sequence ATGGCGAGTAATAAACTGAAAATTAATGATATTGCTCGTTTGGCTGGCGTGTCGGCAACGACCGTCAGTCATATATTTAATAAACGAGATAAAAAATATCGCATTTCTCCGCAAACTCGACAAAGAGTTTTATCTATTGCGGAAAAATACCGGGATCAATCGCATATTCATCAATATTTAGTTAAAGCTAACAGTACCAATACTATTGGTGTTATTGTTCCGGATATGTCAAATTCATTTTTTTCAATGTTTTTACATCATTTAGAAGATTGCTTTCGGCAAAAGAATATTCAACTATTAATTACCTGTAGTCATTATAATAAAGAAGTTGAGCTTAAAGTTGCGCAAAATTTAGTTGAACGTAAAGTTGACGCAATGATTGTGGTAACGTCATTAGATAGTGACCAATTTTATGTCGATATTAATCAAAATACGCCCGTATTGCTTTTTGACCGTTATCTAAAAGATACGACATTACCTTTTATTACTAGTGAAGCATTGCAATCTGTCGCTGATTTAATCAAACCTTATGCCGAAAAGTTAGATGAATTTTATTTTATTGGCTGTGATATTCAGTTAACGTCAATTCAAGCTAGACTTAAGGGATTTAAGCAAGGTTTAGAAAGTGTTGGATTAAAAGTTGATAGTGATTGGCTGGTGAGTGATGATTATTGTCCAAATAAAGGTTACCAATTGTTGAAAAGTGTTCATCAAAAATTGGGTAGGGTACCAAAAGCTATTTTTACGCCATCAGGTAACTTACTGCAAGAGGTACTGAGTTATTTGGTCGAAGCTAAAATTGATCCAAAGCAGATCTATTTATGTTCTTATGATTACAATAGTTATCTTGATTATTGTTACTATCCGATAGATGCAATTGAGCAGGATTTTGAGAAGATGGCGCTGACTTGTGTGAATGTCATTGATGATTTATTAAGTTTTAAAGAATTAAAACATCAGGCATTTTTTATTCAGCCAAAAATTATACGCCATCGTTAG
- the smpB gene encoding SsrA-binding protein SmpB, producing MTKKKSHKPGSATIALNKRARHEYFIEEEIEAGLSLQGWEVKSLRAGKANISDSYVLLKNGEAWLFGATITPLNVASTHVVCEPMRTRKLLLNERELNSLFGQINRQGYTVVALSLYWKNAWAKVKIGVAKGKKEYDKRTDIKERQWQVDKARIMKNANR from the coding sequence ATGACTAAGAAAAAATCACATAAGCCGGGTTCGGCGACTATTGCATTAAATAAACGTGCACGCCATGAGTACTTTATTGAAGAGGAAATTGAAGCAGGGTTATCACTTCAAGGTTGGGAAGTAAAATCTCTGCGAGCAGGTAAAGCGAATATTAGTGACAGTTATGTGTTACTAAAAAATGGTGAAGCATGGCTATTTGGTGCAACAATAACCCCATTAAACGTTGCGTCTACACATGTCGTATGCGAGCCTATGCGTACTCGAAAATTATTGCTTAATGAACGTGAATTGAACTCGTTATTTGGCCAAATTAACCGCCAAGGTTATACCGTTGTGGCATTATCATTGTATTGGAAAAATGCTTGGGCTAAAGTCAAAATTGGTGTCGCAAAAGGTAAAAAAGAGTACGACAAACGCACCGATATAAAAGAAAGACAGTGGCAAGTTGACAAAGCTCGCATAATGAAAAATGCTAACCGCTAA
- a CDS encoding type II toxin-antitoxin system RatA family toxin has translation MPLILTFNFIIMAHVFHEVIEPYSTEQMFALVNDIARYPEFVPDCIATGIISKQDNILTAFIEVEKLGFKKSFTTINKINEPNSIDMALLDGPFKHLKGRWQFTQLDNQNSKISFSLDFEFNNKLMGAVFSPIFKEVMTNMVRAFSQRARQIY, from the coding sequence ATGCCACTAATTTTAACTTTTAATTTTATTATTATGGCACATGTTTTTCATGAGGTGATCGAGCCTTATTCAACCGAGCAAATGTTTGCATTGGTTAACGATATAGCGAGATACCCCGAATTTGTCCCTGATTGTATCGCAACTGGGATTATTAGCAAGCAAGATAACATTTTAACTGCTTTTATTGAAGTTGAGAAATTAGGCTTTAAAAAATCATTTACTACCATAAATAAGATTAATGAACCTAATTCAATTGATATGGCATTGTTAGATGGTCCATTTAAACATCTAAAAGGACGATGGCAATTTACTCAACTGGATAACCAAAACAGTAAAATTAGTTTTAGTTTAGATTTTGAATTTAATAATAAATTAATGGGCGCTGTTTTTTCTCCTATTTTTAAAGAAGTGATGACCAATATGGTTAGAGCATTTTCGCAAAGAGCAAGGCAGATATATTAA
- a CDS encoding RnfH family protein: MINIQVVYALPNQPTIIDCAVDEQTNVLQAIAKSNILSLCNIQLDGHFVGIYGKRCELNEQVKDGDRIEIYRALINDPKEIRRKKAALKKK; encoded by the coding sequence ATGATAAATATTCAAGTTGTATATGCGCTACCTAATCAGCCGACTATTATTGATTGTGCGGTTGATGAACAAACGAATGTCTTGCAAGCAATTGCAAAATCCAATATCTTATCATTATGCAATATTCAATTAGATGGTCATTTTGTTGGTATTTATGGCAAACGTTGTGAGCTTAATGAACAAGTAAAAGATGGTGATCGTATTGAAATATATCGAGCTTTAATCAATGATCCGAAAGAGATACGACGAAAGAAAGCGGCATTGAAAAAGAAATAA
- the zur gene encoding zinc uptake transcriptional repressor Zur — translation MHNLLIEKVETLCKKRGIKLTNQRKTVLNIMLKANRAMSAYDLLDLLKVSEPQAKPPTIYRALEFLLEQGFIHKVESTNCYIICPHFHEPQHISILFICDNCHQIIEKHSENIESQLKLLATQSEFLIKHSVLEIHGICHSCQP, via the coding sequence ATGCATAACTTGCTGATTGAAAAAGTTGAAACTTTATGCAAAAAACGTGGTATTAAGCTGACCAATCAGCGTAAAACCGTTTTAAATATTATGCTTAAAGCCAATAGAGCAATGAGCGCATATGATCTTTTAGATCTTTTAAAAGTCAGTGAACCACAAGCTAAACCACCAACAATTTATCGTGCTCTGGAATTTTTACTTGAGCAAGGTTTTATTCATAAGGTGGAGTCAACTAACTGTTATATTATTTGTCCGCATTTTCATGAACCGCAACATATATCAATTTTATTTATTTGTGATAATTGTCATCAGATTATTGAAAAGCATTCTGAAAATATTGAAAGTCAACTGAAGTTATTAGCAACACAAAGTGAATTTTTAATAAAACATAGTGTGCTTGAAATTCATGGAATTTGTCATTCATGTCAACCTTAA
- a CDS encoding EamA family transporter, with protein MSTLIILLWLVNIICDTVGQIAFKYAAVTSNDKDGRYWQKLFGNIWLWLGFGSYFIGFVFWLAFLSEVPLSQGILLGSFNMITVMLAGRILFKEHLTPFRLLGIFFITTGVILVGLT; from the coding sequence ATGTCAACCTTAATTATTTTATTATGGTTAGTTAATATTATTTGTGACACAGTAGGGCAAATTGCTTTTAAATATGCCGCTGTGACCTCTAATGATAAAGACGGCCGTTATTGGCAGAAATTATTCGGTAACATATGGCTGTGGTTAGGATTCGGTTCTTATTTCATTGGTTTTGTGTTTTGGTTAGCATTTTTAAGTGAAGTTCCATTATCACAAGGGATCTTATTAGGCTCTTTTAATATGATAACCGTGATGCTTGCTGGGCGCATCTTATTTAAAGAACATCTAACCCCCTTTCGATTACTAGGAATATTTTTTATAACTACCGGCGTGATATTAGTAGGATTAACTTAA
- a CDS encoding DMT family transporter — translation MKKFYIIGFVLLLFFDTFGQTFFKLTAISALPFEANISWLLRIFSHGWAYLVMVGYAGAFITWMVLLKKAPVGPAFAASHLQLVTVMLVSVVAFNEQITLTRLLGALSIIVGIVFLALAEQRLHRKSVK, via the coding sequence ATGAAAAAGTTTTATATCATCGGTTTTGTCTTGTTACTCTTTTTTGATACTTTTGGGCAAACTTTTTTTAAACTCACGGCTATTTCGGCCTTGCCATTTGAAGCAAATATAAGTTGGTTGTTAAGGATTTTTAGTCATGGGTGGGCATATTTAGTTATGGTTGGATATGCTGGAGCATTTATCACTTGGATGGTATTATTAAAAAAAGCGCCAGTTGGCCCAGCTTTTGCTGCATCGCATTTGCAACTTGTTACTGTGATGTTAGTGTCTGTTGTTGCATTTAATGAGCAAATTACACTTACGCGCCTACTAGGGGCATTGTCTATTATTGTTGGGATTGTTTTTCTCGCCTTGGCTGAGCAGAGGTTACATCGTAAATCAGTAAAATAA
- a CDS encoding DUF4177 domain-containing protein, which yields MKEYKVVIYQEGALSSMLLGAANSNPEKFGAFLNDNAQQGWRVITMQKDMRRLFLFWRREAYLVVMERDRS from the coding sequence ATGAAAGAATATAAAGTAGTAATTTATCAAGAAGGCGCTTTGTCTTCAATGCTCTTAGGCGCAGCTAATTCAAATCCTGAAAAATTTGGTGCTTTTTTAAATGATAATGCACAACAAGGTTGGCGCGTTATAACAATGCAAAAAGATATGCGCCGTTTATTTTTATTCTGGCGACGAGAAGCTTACTTAGTTGTAATGGAACGAGATCGTAGCTAA
- the mutT gene encoding 8-oxo-dGTP diphosphatase MutT, whose product MKKHTEIAVGIIRSQDCQIFITQRGEDSHLAGFWEFPGGKIETGETPYQTLEREIAEEVDIHIHQAQFLKTFEHSYEDRDITIHAYLVEEWDGVPFAKEGQPSRWIDQEDLNADEFPDANRLIIEMLKNLDKQI is encoded by the coding sequence ATGAAAAAACATACTGAAATTGCTGTAGGTATAATTCGTTCACAAGATTGTCAAATTTTTATCACCCAACGCGGTGAAGATTCTCATCTTGCTGGTTTTTGGGAGTTCCCTGGCGGAAAAATCGAAACTGGTGAAACACCTTATCAAACATTAGAACGTGAAATAGCCGAAGAAGTCGACATTCACATTCATCAGGCTCAATTTTTAAAAACCTTTGAACACAGTTATGAAGATCGCGATATCACCATTCATGCCTACTTAGTAGAAGAATGGGATGGCGTACCTTTTGCGAAAGAAGGACAACCAAGCCGTTGGATTGATCAAGAAGATCTGAATGCAGATGAATTTCCAGATGCTAATAGGCTAATTATTGAAATGCTTAAAAATTTAGATAAGCAAATTTAA
- the secA gene encoding preprotein translocase subunit SecA: protein MLLKLLTKVFGSRNERVLKSMRKRVETINALEPAMEALSDEELKAKTNEFKQKIADGTKLDDILEEAFAVVREASKRVFGMRHFDVQLIGGMVLNERCIAEMRTGEGKTLTATLPAYLNALTGKGVHVVTVNDYLAQRDAENNRPLFEFLGLTVGINLPNMPPHLKRDAYNADITYGTNNEYGFDYLRDNMVFSKEARVQRPLHYALVDEVDSILIDEARTPLIISGQAEDSSDRYVSIDKIIPHLTRQEKEDSDQFQGDGDFSIDEKSRQVNLTERGLIKVEELLIKQGIMKGDESLYAPSNIVLMHHVNAALRAHHLFHRDVDYIVRDNEIVIVDEHTGRTMDGRRWSDGLHQAVEAKEHVKIQNENQTLASITFQNYFRLYEKLAGMTGTADTEAFEFNQIYGLDTIVIPTNRPMVRKDQPDLVYMTEKEKIDAIVADVQACVKRGQPVLVGTASIEKSELVSHAFKKAGIKHNVLNAKFHAQEAEIIADAGSKGAVTIATNMAGRGTDIMLGGNWQSEVAKLENPTEADIEKAKQAWQAKHEEVIALGGLYILGTERHESRRIDNQLRGRAGRQGDPGASRFYLSLEDPLMRIFASDRVGNMMRKFGMKEGEAIEHPWITKAIANAQKKVESRNFDIRKQLLEYDDVANDQRKAIYSQRNDLLDNVDIKETIDSIRGDVFTTVIDQYIPPQSIEEMWDVAGLEAALKNDFDLDLPIAKWLDEEQNLHEENLRERILQLAQDKYLEKENAAGADAFRQFEKSVMLQTLDTLWKEHLAAMDYLRQGIHLRGYAQKDPKQEYKRESFNMFANMLESLKYDVIGILSRVQIRSQEEVDEAERQRQAEIERLMAKQQANHESMTTIDGENDGQSSNSPQPIVRTQAKVGRNDPCPCGSGKKYKHCHGAVN, encoded by the coding sequence ATGTTATTAAAATTATTAACTAAAGTATTCGGTAGCCGTAATGAACGCGTATTAAAATCTATGCGTAAGCGTGTTGAAACGATCAATGCACTTGAGCCAGCAATGGAAGCATTAAGCGATGAAGAACTTAAGGCAAAAACTAACGAATTTAAACAAAAAATTGCCGACGGTACAAAATTAGACGATATATTAGAAGAAGCTTTTGCCGTAGTCCGTGAAGCAAGTAAGCGTGTATTTGGTATGCGTCATTTTGATGTGCAATTAATTGGTGGTATGGTTCTAAATGAACGTTGCATAGCTGAAATGCGTACCGGTGAAGGTAAAACATTAACCGCAACGTTGCCTGCTTATTTAAATGCGTTAACCGGTAAAGGGGTACATGTTGTCACCGTTAATGATTATTTAGCGCAACGTGATGCTGAAAATAATCGTCCTTTATTTGAATTTTTAGGCTTAACAGTGGGCATTAACTTACCTAATATGCCACCGCATTTAAAACGTGATGCTTACAATGCTGATATCACTTATGGTACTAACAACGAATATGGGTTTGACTATTTGCGTGACAATATGGTCTTTAGTAAAGAGGCCAGAGTGCAACGCCCACTTCATTATGCTTTAGTGGATGAGGTCGATTCAATTTTAATTGATGAAGCAAGAACACCACTAATTATTTCTGGTCAAGCAGAAGACAGCTCAGATAGATATGTTAGTATCGATAAAATCATTCCACACTTAACCCGTCAGGAAAAAGAAGATTCGGATCAGTTCCAAGGCGATGGTGACTTTTCGATTGATGAAAAATCACGTCAAGTTAACTTAACCGAACGAGGTTTAATTAAGGTTGAAGAACTACTAATAAAACAAGGCATTATGAAAGGTGATGAATCCCTTTATGCACCTAGTAATATTGTACTAATGCACCATGTTAATGCTGCACTTCGTGCTCATCACTTATTCCATCGTGACGTTGATTATATTGTTAGAGACAATGAAATCGTTATTGTTGATGAACATACAGGCCGTACGATGGATGGTCGTCGTTGGTCTGACGGTTTACACCAAGCAGTGGAAGCTAAAGAACATGTTAAAATTCAAAATGAGAATCAAACATTAGCCTCTATTACTTTCCAAAACTATTTCCGTCTCTATGAAAAATTAGCCGGTATGACAGGTACTGCTGATACCGAAGCTTTCGAATTTAACCAAATTTATGGTTTGGATACCATTGTTATTCCAACCAACCGACCGATGGTAAGAAAAGATCAGCCTGATCTTGTCTATATGACTGAAAAAGAAAAAATTGATGCTATCGTGGCTGATGTACAAGCTTGTGTTAAACGAGGACAACCGGTATTAGTCGGTACTGCATCTATCGAAAAATCAGAGCTTGTCTCACATGCCTTTAAAAAAGCAGGTATCAAACATAATGTTCTTAACGCCAAATTCCATGCGCAAGAAGCCGAAATTATCGCTGATGCAGGTAGTAAAGGAGCCGTGACAATCGCAACTAATATGGCTGGTCGTGGTACAGATATTATGCTTGGTGGTAACTGGCAAAGTGAAGTTGCAAAATTAGAAAATCCAACTGAAGCAGATATCGAAAAAGCGAAACAAGCATGGCAAGCTAAACATGAAGAAGTGATTGCACTTGGTGGATTATATATTCTTGGTACTGAACGTCATGAATCACGTCGAATTGATAATCAATTACGTGGTCGTGCTGGTCGTCAGGGGGATCCTGGTGCTTCTCGCTTTTATCTATCATTAGAAGATCCATTAATGCGTATTTTCGCATCAGATCGTGTCGGTAATATGATGCGTAAATTTGGTATGAAAGAAGGTGAAGCAATTGAACACCCATGGATTACTAAAGCTATCGCTAATGCTCAGAAAAAAGTTGAAAGTCGCAATTTTGATATTCGTAAACAATTACTCGAATATGATGATGTCGCCAATGATCAACGTAAAGCTATTTATAGCCAACGTAATGATTTATTAGATAACGTAGATATCAAAGAGACAATTGATTCAATACGTGGGGATGTATTTACAACGGTTATTGATCAATATATTCCACCACAATCGATTGAAGAAATGTGGGATGTTGCTGGATTAGAAGCCGCCTTAAAAAATGATTTTGATTTAGATTTACCTATCGCTAAATGGCTTGATGAAGAGCAAAATCTTCATGAAGAAAATTTACGTGAACGTATCTTACAACTTGCTCAAGATAAATATCTTGAAAAAGAAAATGCAGCTGGTGCTGATGCCTTTAGACAATTCGAAAAAAGCGTTATGTTACAAACGCTTGATACATTATGGAAAGAGCATTTAGCCGCTATGGATTATTTACGTCAAGGAATTCATTTACGAGGATATGCACAAAAAGATCCTAAACAAGAATACAAACGTGAATCATTCAATATGTTTGCCAATATGTTAGAATCATTAAAATATGATGTAATTGGTATTTTAAGCCGCGTGCAAATTCGTTCACAAGAAGAAGTTGACGAAGCTGAACGCCAACGTCAAGCTGAAATCGAAAGATTGATGGCAAAACAACAAGCTAACCACGAGTCAATGACGACTATTGATGGTGAAAATGATGGGCAATCATCAAATTCACCACAACCGATTGTCCGCACGCAAGCAAAAGTAGGACGTAATGATCCTTGTCCATGTGGATCTGGCAAAAAATATAAACATTGTCATGGAGCTGTTAATTAA
- a CDS encoding multicopper oxidase family protein encodes MKRRNFIMNITAAVGGLIATKAIAKLDHSSMSDMVCDVKSDNCDKGDNMHDHMNMNMNMNNKQPQKLLSTSALPKGHDLPKFQLLKNSSHQSGIFEATIEAKPVKIALTPDITTEFWAYNNSIPGPLIEVYEGDKVKLTVKNRLSQSTTVHWHGLLVPSNQDGNPQDEIPAGSERIYEFTIPEGSAGTYWYHPHGHNTVAEQIARGLAGVFIVRSKKDPLESLPELNWFFSDLKLTDKGEIADNSMTDWMNGREGQFVLINGGYRPKMKVNTATRVRVWNACSGRYLNLSIPGCDVFLVGSDGGLMPEPISLEKPLLLSPAERAELVILPKQTGTVYLQSIGYDRGKMGNVPPEQDIILAELELQQANSIVLPSPLRTLPKIGEAKAHKTLEYTEVMDKSEPRGGMLFLINGKRHDMKRIDLESKIHDVEEWTIFNNSHMDHNFHIHGTQFTIVSHEFDGKKYPPEYVALKDTINLRPHEKITIKIQQNMPGLRMYHCHIVEHETLGMMGQLMVKD; translated from the coding sequence ATGAAACGCCGAAATTTTATAATGAATATTACTGCTGCCGTTGGTGGTTTAATTGCAACAAAAGCCATTGCCAAATTAGATCATTCATCAATGTCTGACATGGTTTGTGATGTTAAATCTGATAATTGTGATAAGGGGGACAACATGCACGATCATATGAATATGAATATGAATATGAACAACAAACAACCACAAAAACTATTATCTACTTCAGCATTACCAAAAGGTCATGATTTACCCAAATTCCAACTGTTAAAAAATAGTAGTCATCAATCAGGTATATTTGAAGCTACTATTGAAGCCAAACCAGTAAAAATTGCATTAACGCCTGATATCACTACCGAATTTTGGGCTTACAATAATTCAATACCTGGGCCGCTTATTGAAGTTTATGAAGGTGATAAAGTCAAATTGACAGTAAAAAATAGACTGTCACAATCAACAACGGTGCACTGGCATGGTTTACTTGTGCCATCAAATCAAGATGGCAATCCACAAGATGAAATACCGGCTGGCAGTGAACGTATTTACGAATTTACCATCCCTGAAGGGAGTGCTGGTACCTATTGGTATCATCCTCATGGTCACAACACCGTTGCCGAACAAATAGCGAGAGGATTAGCGGGGGTATTTATTGTTCGTAGCAAAAAAGACCCTTTAGAATCTTTACCAGAACTAAATTGGTTTTTCTCAGATCTAAAACTGACAGACAAAGGAGAAATTGCCGATAACTCAATGACTGATTGGATGAATGGTCGAGAAGGACAATTTGTATTAATTAATGGTGGTTATCGTCCAAAAATGAAAGTTAATACTGCAACACGTGTTCGAGTTTGGAATGCCTGTTCTGGACGTTATCTTAACCTTTCAATTCCAGGTTGTGATGTCTTTTTAGTGGGTAGTGATGGTGGATTGATGCCTGAACCAATTTCCCTTGAAAAGCCACTATTATTATCACCTGCCGAACGCGCAGAATTGGTAATTTTACCCAAACAAACCGGTACGGTTTACTTACAATCAATTGGTTATGATCGCGGTAAGATGGGAAATGTACCACCAGAACAAGATATAATACTTGCTGAATTAGAGCTACAACAAGCGAATTCAATTGTTTTACCTTCGCCATTACGAACTCTACCTAAAATTGGTGAAGCAAAAGCGCATAAAACACTTGAATATACAGAGGTCATGGACAAGAGCGAACCAAGAGGTGGCATGCTGTTTTTAATTAATGGCAAACGCCATGATATGAAACGAATTGATCTAGAAAGCAAAATCCACGATGTTGAAGAGTGGACAATATTTAATAATTCACATATGGATCATAATTTCCATATTCATGGTACTCAATTCACGATTGTATCGCATGAATTTGATGGTAAAAAATATCCACCAGAATATGTGGCATTAAAAGATACCATCAATTTACGTCCTCACGAAAAAATCACCATAAAAATTCAACAAAATATGCCAGGATTGCGCATGTACCATTGCCATATTGTTGAACATGAAACACTCGGTATGATGGGACAATTAATGGTTAAGGATTAG
- a CDS encoding MJ1255/VC2487 family glycosyltransferase, with product MKILFGVQGTGNGHISRCRTLAKALKKVGADVDYILSGRDPKDYFDMQAFGNYRTFGGLSFATLNGKINFRKTIQRIRAFRLIKDVRDLDLSAYDCIISDFEPVSAWAAHHQNRECLGISNQSVCQYLKPKEYGTIANVIMKYYAPVTQPIGLHWFHFGHKLIPPMIDSFATPPTEDGKIIVYLPFEDLTEITELLSQFPQYQFSCFHPEIKQSSARGNILLQPLSRDNFTQALLSCSGIISNTGFALISEALSLGKKILTKPVAGQFEQVYNAQCLQSLDMATVMEHLNSMKLKYWLGLPSPKPTIYPDVATELANWIVSGQKETLLSLSQRLWSQTKFPSNVSERIKSLGYV from the coding sequence ATGAAAATTCTTTTTGGAGTACAAGGAACAGGAAATGGCCATATCAGTCGTTGTCGAACATTAGCCAAAGCTTTAAAAAAGGTTGGAGCGGATGTTGACTATATTTTAAGTGGTCGTGATCCTAAAGATTATTTTGACATGCAAGCTTTTGGCAACTACCGAACGTTTGGTGGCCTTTCATTTGCTACGCTTAATGGCAAAATCAATTTTCGTAAAACCATCCAAAGAATTCGGGCTTTTAGATTAATTAAAGATGTTCGCGATTTAGATTTATCTGCATATGACTGTATTATTAGTGATTTTGAACCAGTTAGTGCTTGGGCTGCACATCATCAGAATCGCGAATGTTTAGGTATCAGTAATCAGTCTGTTTGCCAATATCTCAAGCCTAAAGAATATGGCACGATAGCAAATGTGATTATGAAATACTATGCTCCAGTTACACAACCTATTGGTTTACATTGGTTCCATTTTGGTCATAAACTGATTCCGCCAATGATTGATTCATTTGCTACACCACCAACTGAAGATGGTAAAATTATCGTTTATTTGCCTTTTGAAGATTTAACTGAAATTACCGAATTATTAAGCCAATTTCCGCAATATCAATTTAGTTGTTTTCACCCTGAAATAAAACAATCTTCTGCACGCGGTAATATTTTATTACAACCGCTAAGTCGAGATAATTTTACTCAAGCTCTACTAAGTTGTTCTGGTATTATTTCAAATACCGGATTTGCTTTAATTTCAGAAGCGTTATCTTTGGGTAAAAAGATTTTAACTAAACCAGTCGCGGGTCAATTTGAACAAGTTTACAATGCCCAATGTTTGCAGTCTTTGGATATGGCAACCGTTATGGAACATTTAAATAGTATGAAGTTGAAATATTGGTTAGGTCTACCGTCACCTAAACCTACTATTTATCCTGATGTAGCGACTGAATTAGCGAATTGGATAGTTTCAGGTCAAAAAGAGACATTACTTTCTTTAAGCCAAAGACTGTGGTCGCAGACTAAATTTCCGAGTAATGTAAGTGAGCGCATCAAATCTTTAGGTTATGTATAA